One window of the Mycobacterium sp. SVM_VP21 genome contains the following:
- a CDS encoding GAF domain-containing protein, with amino-acid sequence MSGDDNPLLRAAADRMAFLEFGRPSVAGVSDLVIASWERSRDAGVDAVRPISTFTGEIDTDSLLARCARPVLEQLGDDTSAADLPLAIGLSDRKVRVVQRIDSSSTATRLFDRVQYAPGFDFSEAAVGTNGAGTVFESGQPVSIVGPEHYSESLENFAACGAPILDPVTGRVEGVVAIATLTQAWNPVMHVLVKNAAKEISRNLLLDRSQTQQAVFDAYLRVTARSARAAVFAFGAALLIASPAAQQMFDAGEQQVLRDHATFLLARRERASDTVVLPSSQRIVRIRGTRVFAGTEVAGMLVIAEPATSGRAGSAGAAAEPGVVPLGVTTLFGSQKSLAGGRSPAWVRACDELREALESQMPVLLVGESGVGKFTLATQLFQSVHPGARSITIDAEQLAAHGAASPPPSGPGGPALHIARDIDRASPAGIAALNAYFAAVEALALPSWVVATVSQDPYGSTPSAPEFGELLSHFHAAITVPPLRYRTDDLPGITAALLRGIAPERKVRLSPAAHRLISRYPWPGNITQLRAALMHALRQRQIGEIADTDLPGYCQSVARRALTQLEVIERDAIVAALRQAGDNRAAAAMHLGMSRSSLYRKLKTYGITT; translated from the coding sequence ATGTCCGGGGATGACAACCCGCTGCTGAGGGCTGCCGCCGACCGGATGGCATTCCTGGAGTTCGGCCGGCCAAGCGTGGCGGGAGTATCCGACCTGGTTATCGCTTCGTGGGAGCGCAGCCGGGATGCCGGTGTGGATGCCGTCCGCCCGATCTCCACGTTCACCGGTGAGATCGACACCGATTCGCTGTTGGCGCGCTGCGCGCGCCCAGTGCTGGAGCAGTTGGGCGACGACACCTCCGCCGCCGACCTGCCGCTGGCCATCGGCCTGAGCGACCGCAAGGTGCGCGTCGTCCAACGGATCGACTCCTCCTCGACGGCCACCCGCCTGTTCGACCGGGTTCAATACGCGCCCGGATTCGACTTCTCGGAGGCGGCCGTGGGCACCAACGGGGCCGGAACCGTCTTCGAGTCGGGCCAGCCCGTCAGCATCGTCGGCCCGGAGCACTACAGCGAGAGCCTGGAGAACTTCGCCGCCTGTGGCGCTCCGATCCTCGACCCGGTCACCGGCCGTGTCGAGGGCGTCGTGGCGATCGCCACCTTGACCCAGGCGTGGAACCCCGTGATGCATGTTCTGGTCAAGAACGCCGCGAAGGAGATCAGCCGCAACCTGCTGCTGGACCGCAGCCAGACGCAACAGGCCGTCTTCGACGCCTACCTACGCGTCACGGCCCGGTCGGCCCGCGCGGCGGTGTTCGCCTTCGGTGCCGCGCTACTGATCGCCAGCCCCGCCGCCCAGCAGATGTTCGACGCCGGGGAACAGCAGGTGCTCCGCGACCACGCGACGTTCCTGCTGGCCCGCAGAGAACGCGCCAGCGACACAGTCGTGCTGCCGAGCAGCCAACGCATCGTTCGTATTCGCGGAACCCGTGTCTTCGCCGGTACCGAAGTCGCCGGCATGCTGGTGATCGCCGAACCGGCGACCTCTGGGCGCGCCGGATCGGCGGGGGCCGCCGCTGAGCCCGGCGTGGTCCCACTCGGGGTGACCACGCTGTTCGGCTCGCAGAAATCCCTGGCCGGCGGTCGCTCCCCGGCATGGGTGCGGGCCTGCGACGAACTACGCGAGGCACTGGAGAGCCAGATGCCGGTACTGCTGGTCGGCGAATCCGGAGTTGGCAAGTTCACTCTGGCGACGCAGCTTTTTCAATCGGTCCATCCCGGCGCTCGCAGCATCACCATCGACGCCGAACAGCTTGCGGCACACGGCGCGGCCAGCCCGCCCCCCAGCGGTCCGGGTGGGCCCGCTTTGCACATCGCGCGTGACATCGATCGGGCGAGCCCGGCGGGCATCGCAGCACTGAACGCCTACTTCGCAGCGGTCGAAGCGCTCGCCTTACCCAGCTGGGTGGTCGCGACGGTGTCGCAGGACCCGTACGGCTCAACGCCATCAGCGCCGGAGTTCGGTGAGCTGCTGAGCCACTTTCATGCCGCGATCACCGTGCCGCCGCTGCGATACCGCACCGATGATCTGCCGGGCATCACCGCCGCCCTGCTACGCGGGATCGCACCGGAACGCAAGGTACGGCTCAGCCCGGCGGCGCACCGGCTCATCAGCCGATACCCGTGGCCCGGCAACATTACTCAGCTGCGGGCGGCCTTGATGCATGCGCTTCGCCAACGCCAGATCGGCGAGATCGCCGACACCGACCTACCCGGATACTGCCAGAGCGTCGCCCGCCGGGCCTTGACTCAGCTCGAAGTCATCGAACGAGATGCGATCGTCGCGGCCCTGCGACAGGCCGGCGACAACCGGGCCGCCGCCGCGATGCACCTGGGGATGTCGCGGTCGAGTCTGTACCGGAAACTGAAGACCTACGGCATCACCACGTAG